One Elaeis guineensis isolate ETL-2024a chromosome 10, EG11, whole genome shotgun sequence genomic window carries:
- the LOC109506346 gene encoding uncharacterized protein: MAMPWGLAVYIMNMVWMILDGWIASCVTVADEIARALRTGEIGPFPVA, translated from the coding sequence ATGGCAATGCCATGGGGCTTGGCTGTGTACATAATGAACATGGTGTGGATGATTCTCGATGGCTGGATCGCATCGTGTGTGACGGTCGCCGATGAGATTGCCCGGGCACTCAGGACCGGCGAAATCGGTCCCTTCCCCGTCGCATGA